In the genome of Xiphias gladius isolate SHS-SW01 ecotype Sanya breed wild chromosome 1, ASM1685928v1, whole genome shotgun sequence, the window aaacaagacgGAAAACATCGGAATGCGTGGATGGATGTTAAAAGTGGTAGAGCTGGAGGATTCGGAACGAACAATGGCAAGAAAGATGAGTTCAAGTGGCTTGGCTGCCCGTTAACTTTGGATGGCCCCGCGGTGCGTTGCAGCGCCCACCTCGTATCGGCACCGGTGGCACGGGGGCAGACGCCGACTGCGGTTCGGAGCCCCGTTTCGCACTTTTGAAGCGACATGCTTCCCGGAATGACGCTCTCTGCgcttttcccctcttttttatttgcagccACGCGTGGTGATTTCCCCGTGTCAGGTCCGGACCGAGAAGGAGGCGAACTCCACTAACGTGCGAGTTCGTGGATGATTTTCTAAAGgatcaaatgtgtttgtttttttttccccgaccGTGCTGGTAGCAAACTGTTTGGTTACGAAACCCCATGTATGGATTACTTATGTGAACTCCAGTCTGTGAGATTCAGTGTGTAATTTGTCCTTATCCTAATGTGCTGGTGGAGAAAGTGCACGTCGCCGATCTAGAACTCCATCCAAGCATGAAATGCTGGTGCAGCGCCCTGGCACTTCTCCCATGGGTGCTGGTGGCCATAGATGCCCAGCTAATCTGCTGGCAGGCGCTCCTTCGGTGCCACGACGAACCCGAATGTGACCTTGCTTACAGTCAGTACTTAGCGGCTTGTGAAGGGAACATCAGAGGGACGAGGAGGCAGTGTCCGAGCCACTGCATCAACGCGCTGATAAGGCTGAATCACACCCGCAGCGGGCCCGACCTGGAGACCTGCGACTGCGCCCAGGACCTGGAGTGCCTCAGCGCCAAACGAGCCATAGAGCCGTGCCTCCCCCGCAGATACCCGAGCGATGCCGGGGGGATAGGGTGCATGGAGGCCCGGCAGCGCTGCGAGGAGGACAGCAACTGCCACACCTCCCTCACGGCCTATTTGTCATACTGCGGGCAGCTGTTCAACGGCAGGAAGTGCTCGTCCAAATGTAAAGCCACCATTCAGCAGATGCTGTTCATCCCAAATGGCATGCTGCTGAACCGCTGCGTCTGCGATGGGGTGGAGAGGCCGTTCTGCGAGGTGGTCAAGGAGAACATGAGCAAACTCTGCTCCATAGGAGACCACAACGTTATCTCGGACCAGCCTGATGTGGACGACATGTATGAGGATGAGGACTATGACcctaaaaatgacagagaggagGTGTATACTGAACACTCCTCTGCTTCCCAGAGGTTATCCAGCTGTACGACGCTCCTGTTTCTTCCTCTAGCGCGGATATTATACTGAGATGATGGGTACTTGAAACATTTGTTGGCTTTATCGATGACAGTGTGACGCTTGGGGGAGAGTGGCTGATCAGGAGTGTATGGTCACTCCCCGGATTCGACAGGGACTCAGTGACTTGCTCAGAGCACAGCGTTGTCCTTGCTGGATAaggaaagttatttttttatattttttttcacccacaGGACTCCCTGCCATGCCATCAATTGCATGGAGACAGAGAGCACAGTAGTGATTTGTGTAGGCTTTCCACAACCATACAATTTGCATAGTAATTCCTCTCCGTGCACATCTCACTCAGGAAAACTGCTCTTTTGATTTGTGATTCAAATCCTCCCATAGATGGCCTTGCAGTACTCTGAGTGAACTTTTCGCTGAGGAGAGGAAAGCCTGTTGTCAAAAATACTTTCAGGTGGTGATGGGAGGaaataaaccaaaaccaaacttttttttgcagggCATTGCCATTTTGTGTGCCTGTAAAAAgctcctgtttgtttggtttggtttcaaTGCTACTTGGAGTGTGGCTTTATTAAGACCTTAGACAAACATTGGACCCATACAGTCTCTGTTTGCTCTGCTCTCCATTTCAGGGGCCACTGCATTGTTGCAGCAACCACACTTCAAATATTTGTGGGAACAGTCAGAGGACAGGCAGGGGTGTGGGATCAAGTACTTAAATTAACTGAAGCGCCTCTCTAGCACTCTGTCTGGGGCCCCTCCCCCATTTGAGATTGTTTTATTGAACTTTTCCTGTGACCCCCCCTCCACCCCAACACCCCTCCTTCATCCACTCTACTGCCTGCCCCCTTTCACGCCTTTAAAAGACCCCTGTCTTTACTACTGCTTTCACACTGAATCAACAACCCAGGAAAACCTGTCTGCCGCTGGTGTGACTTAAGTTTGTCCACAGCACTGCTCATGACAGGAGGTCCACCTGGTCTGACACCGCTTGGTTTTGTTATGCATGGGAGAATGCAATTCTACACAGTGTGATTTGAGCGTAAGCTGTTGCAATGAGTGTTCATAAGCTCACTGAACaattaaagttaattttatGGGTATTAAGGATTATGATTAAGGACACTAAGTCATGCTCTACCTTATTGAATCTCCAGCACTGCCGGAACAACACAATAATCAGTGAACATAGCAGTGTCACGACAGTGTGTGAACAGCGACAACAACATATTCACTCATGAGAAGCAGTCTGATATGAATGGTCAAGCACAGGTTGAATgtatgttaattattttttcaaacagtgtTTGTTAAAAGAGTTGAGAGCTTGAATGTTTTAACATGCAGGATTTTCACTAAGTGCTTTCTAAATAACTTGCACGGGCACAGATAAAGGTCACAAATTCCTTGCAAGGTTATTCCCCTCACAACATAAGTACTTTGAAGactttcattttgtgtgtatttgtgttgttgcacacatttacataagGAGAAGCTCTGTATTGCTACTGGGATCAAAAACAGGGCTCATGTTATCTGCCTGAAGGTCCAAAACAATAGTCCAGGGATTCAAACCAGCAGCCTTTCAGTCTTACATCTTTCTTCTACTGTTCCATGTTAAGTTGCTTAGCAAAACAGGAAAGTAAAATCAGTGTTTCTATTAGTATTGGTCAATTGAAAATTAAGGTGCCCATTTGTGTCTCTGCCACTTGAAATAGTGTCAAAACTAATCTTTTTTTTGGTATGAAGTCTTGAACAATGTTGGCAAGTGTTAAATTATGAAGCTAGAATATGAagaatgtgtatatattttacaATTATATGCAGTAAAATAAGCCAGTGTGTGGCCACTGGCACGTACAGCAAATGCATTTAATACATAACACAAAAATGTAGCACAGATGTCCAAAAAGCCTGACATGATTTAGATTTTCCAATTTTTCATCTCATCTTGCAGACACATAGCAATAAACACCTCAGAGCAGTGtcttccatgtgtgtgtgtgggtgggggggttataataaaatgtttatatgaGCTAAAGTTGTGTAATGATGTGATTTGAGCACAGAGATATTAAAACAGTAAGAAATGCTATCCGTTGATTGCTCAtgaactgaatgtctttggttCAGAGGAACTTTTGCGAAACTATGAATTTGTTTAATGATTTGCTGAAAGACGTATATGCTTCAGTGGTGCTTGGGAGGAAGGTAcactaaaatgttgaaaaagatGTGGCTACAATTTGTATACCTGCATATgcagttaggtgcataagtatttggatagtgacacaatttttgtaattttccctctgtacaccaccacaatggatttgaaacaaagccatcaagatgtgattgaagcgaagactttcagctttaattcaaggggtttcatgaaaatatcacattaactgtttaggcattacagccatttttataactagtccctcattttcagaagctcaaaagtaattggtcaATCGTatgacagtcagtttcatggccagattTGGCCTGTCctcttgttatttcatgacaaattgagCAGAAAAAAGGGCCTGGAGATgtttccaagtgttgaatttgccCTTGGTAgttgttcatgggaactctgaatatgcggtccaaagaaGTGTTGATACAAATGATGGAcgccatcattaggctgaaaaaaacaaaacaaacccatcagaacaatggcagaaactttaggagtggccaaatcaacaatttggtacattcttaaaaagaaggaacgcACTGGCTAGCTCAGCaagaagaccacagaagacaactgaagtggatgatcacagaattctttccttggtgaagaaaaacccattcacaacatctggccagaTCAAGAACCCAGGCaggcaggcgtatcattgtcaaagtctacaatcaagagacgccttcatgaatgcaAGTACAGAGTTTTTACCACAAGGtggaaaccactggtaacactcaagaacagaaaggccagattagccTTGgccagaaaacatgtaaaaaagcctgcccagctctggaacaagagtctttggacagatgaaacctaGACTGtcttgtaccagaatgatgggaagagaagagtatgggagaaggaaaggaacagctcatgatctaaagcataccacatcacctgtcaaacatggtggaggcagtgttatggcatggacaTGTGTGGCTGCCAATAAAAATGGGTCATTGGTGTTTATTGACAATGCGattgctgatagaagtagcaggatgaatacTGAAGTGTATATGGCCACACTATCTGCtgagattcagccaaatgatgcaaaactgttaggacggtgcttcacagtacagatggataatgacccaaaacatattgcaaaaacaacccaagagcttctcaaggcaaagaaatggaagattcttcaatggccaagtcagtcaaatgatctcaacccaactgagcttGCTTTTCaattactgaagacaaaactgggggcagaaagacccacaaacaagcagccactgaaggctgctgcagtaaaggcctggcaaagcatctcaagggaggaaactcagcatatGGTGATGTCCAAGGGGTCCACACTTCAGGTAGTCATTGACTTCAAAGGATTTTCacccaagtattaaaaataatccttatatttatgttggtttgtccaattacttttgagcatctgaaaaagagaaactgtATAATAATGGCTGTAATAtttaaacggttaatgtgacatttttgttaaacctcttgaattaaagctgaaagtctacacttcaatcacatcttgatggcttcgtttcaaatcccttttggtggtgtacagaggcaaaagtaTGAAATCtgtgtcactatccaaatacttatgcacctaactgtaccTGCACTGTACCACattgttattaattttaaaagattaCTTGTCTACGAG includes:
- the LOC120801741 gene encoding growth arrest-specific protein 1 translates to MKCWCSALALLPWVLVAIDAQLICWQALLRCHDEPECDLAYSQYLAACEGNIRGTRRQCPSHCINALIRLNHTRSGPDLETCDCAQDLECLSAKRAIEPCLPRRYPSDAGGIGCMEARQRCEEDSNCHTSLTAYLSYCGQLFNGRKCSSKCKATIQQMLFIPNGMLLNRCVCDGVERPFCEVVKENMSKLCSIGDHNVISDQPDVDDMYEDEDYDPKNDREEVYTEHSSASQRLSSCTTLLFLPLARILY